From the Triticum urartu cultivar G1812 chromosome 4, Tu2.1, whole genome shotgun sequence genome, the window CGCCCACACTAGTGGGGAAACTATCATCGAGAGCCGATGGTGCTCCATCGACCTCTTGCCTTCGATCTAATGAAGTGTTTCGTCCAAATACGTCAATTGCTAGGTATTAGTTCTTTGTACGGAGGTGGCAATTTTGGTACATATTTTGAAGTAGTCCATCCAGTCCTTTTTACATCACATATAAGATTTGTTTGAAGCCAAACTTCATAAAGTTTAACCATATTTATATAAAAAAgtatcaacatctacaatactaaggTTATAAAATATGAAAACTAAATTCATGACGCAACTAATGATATTGATTTTGTCTTGTGAATGTTGATATTCTTTTCCATAAAGTTAgtcaaattttatgaagtttgacttcagacaaattTTATATGAAGAGTAAAAAGGACCGAAAGAAGTATGCAGTGAATAAAGCTCTAAACAATATCCCATCTATGGAGCGAAGCATCATAAATTGCATCAACAAATGGACCTTCAAGAGAGAATCATCATCAAAGAATAAACAATAGATAATGTTGCTACTTGTTTTCTAATATTTTTGTAACAAATTATAAAACATTTATTTAATTGTTAATTTTATGTGAAGACATGTCTACAGATTGTGTGTTACATGCCTGTTCACATTGTTGGCATGAGACACATTTAAATAGATTGGTATACAAATAGTTTGATATACAAAGTCACTAAAAATAAAATTCAAAATATGTGTTTTTATTATAAATTACGATACGTGTGCTCGTTTATAATATTATTGCAGTGtcaaaaacactcttatattagagAGTAAGTTACACGAATGAGTTTTTTTTTTAACTTATAGTTACATGAATGAGCTAATCCACTTCGTGACTTCGAGTACCAAAGTCGGTAACCGGGTCCCCAGGAATCCAGGACAGGGAACTTGCCGGCCGCGCAATGTCCAAACACGCCATTACCGCCTAAAACATATCGTTCGTACGATCAGCACCGAACGGCCAAGATTTCCCGCAACGACAGCCATCAGACGTGGATCAGACGGCCAGGAAGGAACCCTAGCACCCCCGCTGCCAATATAAAGTGGAGAGGCATTCCGCTCtcccacccccctcctcagtcccctcccgccgccgcctcccctccGTTCGTTCTTCTTCTTCGGGGTCAGTTTCCCGATCCAGTCCCCTTCTCTTTTCTGAAGCGTTCTCCATGGCTGTCGAGAAGCTCTAGATCTACGCGCATGTCTCAGTTTCTGTTTAGTTGCCTGTAGCGCGCGAGCCGCTGGAGTATTAGGAGCCTTTCGAGCGGATCGTTCTTTCGTTTTTTACTTTGAAGGGCTTTCTGCTAATACTGTTGCCTTGATCCGTAGTTTGCTAGGGTCATGTTCCTAATTTGTTTGCGCAATTGCAAGCTCGTAATACCGAATCATCTCTGCTCTTTGTTTGTATATTTATCGGTCCATGGACGTATACTTTTAGTTCGTAGAATGCACAGATTACAGTCTTGTGGAATATTTATATGTCGTTCCATCATATTTTTTTTGTCGTTCACTGGTGGTGTTGCCGAGATCTAGTTATCGCTTCTGGATGATATGCTGGAACTGTCATAGCATCTTATTAGACCATCTTTTTACTGTTAACCGTCACCGGCAGCAAGATATTTGATCTATCAGTTTATGTCACTTGTTCACATGATGATTCTCCGCGTCTGTTGGTTTTAATAAATTTTTATCTGTGTCGCAGTTGGGTAGTTTACGTCTACCCGCCAGCCATGGGTAAGGAGAAGACTCACATCAACATCGTGGTCATTGGCCACGTCGACTCTGGTAAGTCGACGACCACTGGCCACCTGATCTACAAGCTTGGAGGCATTGACAAGCGTGTCATCGAGAGGTTCGAGAAGGAAGCCGCTGAAATGAACAAGCGGTCTTTCAAGTACGCCTGGGTGCTTGACAAGCTCAAGGCCGAGCGTGAGAGAGGTATCACCATCGATATTGCTCTCTGGAAGTTCGAGACCACCAAGTACTACTGCACCGTCATTGATGCCCCTGGTCACCGTGACTTCATCAAGAACATGATCACCGGTACCTCCCAGGCTGACTGTGCTGTTCTCATCATTGACTCCACCACTGGTGGATTTGAGGCTGGTATCTCCAAGGATGGCCAGACACGTGAGCATGCTCTCCTTGCTTTCACTCTTGGAGTGAAGCAGATGATCTGCTGCTGCAACAAGGTATAACTTGCAAAAAATCTTCATTCCTGAAAGGCCATATAACCATATTACTTTGTATAGATGCTGCTACTTGTGTGGTAGACTTGTTTGAGGTTGCTATATGATCCAAGTGCTTGATTTTAACTAACAGTAAACATGCTCTCAATCAATTGCTTGATTTCATATTGCTGCACACATATTTTGATTGTAGTAGTCTAATTGTATGTTTGATTTGTAGTACATTTGGATATACCAGCTTTAACCTGTATGAATCTTCATGTAATAATAATATTAAATGGTGTGGAGTTGGATGTCACTTGGTTCATCATCTAGATGAGAACTATGCACAATGTATTAATATTTGTCTGTTGTCCTGTACTGCCATACCTGCAGTTTTTCCTGTAACTAGTTGATTGTTCTGCTGCTCTAATGTTTAATTCTCACTCTGATAGGTACTGCTGTGCTAGTGTTTTGTTCTGCTTGTTTATGCTAGTTATAACAGTATAATCAAGTCTTTTGTTATCTGTTTGCAATATCTTACAGTTTCATCTTAGATCTGAGTATCATTTAACTAAAGGTGTCCTTCTACTGTTATTTTTTAGATGGACGCCACCACTCCCAAGTACTCAAAGGCACGTTACGAAGAAATTGTTAAGGAGGTCTCTTCCTACCTGAAGAAGGTCGGCTACAACCCTGAAAAGGTTCCCTTCGTCCCCATCTCTGGGTTCGAGGGTGACAACATGATTGAGAGGTCCACCAACCTTGACTGGTACAAGGGCCCAACCCTGCTTGAGGCGCTTGACCAGATCAACGAGCCCAAGAGGCCCTCAGACAAGCCCCTCCGTCTTCCCCTCCAGGACGTTTACAAGATTGGTGGCATTGGAACTGTGCCTGTTGGCCGTGTTGAGACTGGTGTCATCAAGCCTGGTATGGTTGTTACCTTTGGTCCCACTGGTCTGACAACTGAGGTCAAGTCTGTTGAGATGCACCACGAGTCTCTCCTGGAGGCGCTTCCTGGTGACAACGTGGGCTTCAACGTCAAGAATGTTGCCGTGAAGGATCTGAAGCGTGGTTTTGTTGCATCCAACTCCAAGGATGACCCTGCCAAGGAGGCAGCCAACTTCACCTCCCAGGTCATTATCATGAACCACCCTGGTCAGATTGGCAACGGCTACGCCCCAGTGCTGGACTGCCACACCTCACACATTGCTGTCAAGTTTGCTGAGCTGGTGACCAAGATTGACAGGCGATCTGGTAAGGAGATAGAGGCCGCGCCCAAGTTCCTCAAGAACGGTGATGCTGGCATAGTGAAGATGATTCCCACCAAGCCCATGGTTGTGGAGACCTTTGCCACTTACCCTCCTCTTGGTCGTTTTGCTGTCCGTGACATGAGGCAAACTGTGGCTGTTGGTGTCATCAAGGGTGTGGAGAAGAAGGACCCAACTGGCGCCAAGGTGACCAAGGCTGCCATCAAGAAGAAATGAGGCGTTTACCTGAATCCGTCTATGTCTGCTTTTTGAGATCTCTAGTAGTTTAGTGCCTATTAAGTTTTGCTGCTGTTAGCGCCGTGTGATATGCGCCCTGTTGATGTGTCATTTGAGTACTGTCGTGTTAATTTCGGCTTTTGACAAAACATGGAAGCTTCTGAGACTACTCATTTTTATCCTCTGCTTTGGAATGTTAGGCTGCTACTTTTAGTCATAGCTGATGTTTCTCTTTGAAGCCTTTGGTGGTTTTTTGTCGCCTTTGGTGGTTTTTTGTCATGATAATAGCAGGTTGTTGGCATTCTCACATCTGTTTGCATTGATCCCCATCTAGGACTTCCAAAATATGTTTGGCCAATAGGGACTTGGATAGTAACTAGGAAAATTTTGGCAAAAATCGTAGGCTTTGATTTGTTAAAAGATCTAGCCATGTAGTGCATAATGAGCCGGTTAAAGTGCTTACAATCAAATCAGAACTAATGGGCAAATAAAGGGTGCAAAATAATTAGCCTACACCGTTGCACAACGGAGGGAAATAGAGTGCAATGACGTTTTTGTTAGTTCAATTAGAAAAAGATTATCGTTGTTAGGGCTGGGGGGCTCCATGTGCGATGTGATTCAGTTAGAGAGTAGGAAATATGGAGCGGAGTAGCGCAGCACCAAGCCGGAACCAGCCAGCCGGCGGTACATCCTCACCTTGGTGCCAAAGTTTTGTGAAGCTTGTGAAGTGAAAAAGTGATTTTTCCAGAAGTAAATGATTCTCATTGATTGGGCACTATATATACAGGGAACGGTTACAAATTTGTGAGAGTATTTCTAACCGCAAGCAGCGGTTGCTAATGTGTGAGACATAACAGTAATTGCACTAAGCAGTTGCTAACATGAGAGAGGAAGTACAACTACTTCTAGCAGTTAGAGAATACATAGTCGGT encodes:
- the LOC125552008 gene encoding elongation factor 1-alpha — protein: MGKEKTHINIVVIGHVDSGKSTTTGHLIYKLGGIDKRVIERFEKEAAEMNKRSFKYAWVLDKLKAERERGITIDIALWKFETTKYYCTVIDAPGHRDFIKNMITGTSQADCAVLIIDSTTGGFEAGISKDGQTREHALLAFTLGVKQMICCCNKMDATTPKYSKARYEEIVKEVSSYLKKVGYNPEKVPFVPISGFEGDNMIERSTNLDWYKGPTLLEALDQINEPKRPSDKPLRLPLQDVYKIGGIGTVPVGRVETGVIKPGMVVTFGPTGLTTEVKSVEMHHESLLEALPGDNVGFNVKNVAVKDLKRGFVASNSKDDPAKEAANFTSQVIIMNHPGQIGNGYAPVLDCHTSHIAVKFAELVTKIDRRSGKEIEAAPKFLKNGDAGIVKMIPTKPMVVETFATYPPLGRFAVRDMRQTVAVGVIKGVEKKDPTGAKVTKAAIKKK